A window of Malania oleifera isolate guangnan ecotype guangnan chromosome 5, ASM2987363v1, whole genome shotgun sequence contains these coding sequences:
- the LOC131155323 gene encoding protein CHROMATIN REMODELING 8 isoform X2 gives MASLWGVANGNFKGMCISDVQRDWQSLDSLLTARSNVGNDSEDGGNTKEQHFDKNLQSSSTGQAKLYSKLRAVEIEIEAVASTVEQVKDVARNEVHSTTANDRRGEGDAIDDKIVSQKSSSGLTLQHALVADRLRSLKKTKAQLEKELSEFCNDNPSEGIEHDSLLQTLVREEPAPKRKLKEVQKSSKNFKKRKKVVSFAEDVDFDSALDAASAGFVETERDELVRKGILTPFHKLKGFERCLQQPVQSNRQNLPKEEDEIDQTTSASIARAVQSISEAAQARPTTKLLDAEAAPRLEAPACPFHRLKKPTKVSLSPESETEKKKAGKGKKKRPIPGRKWRKLSSREEKSSEESEYGRDNLIGNEEENQEAVAVEDAEHHFVTLEGGLKIPETIFSKLFDYQKVGVQWLWELHCQRAGGIIGDEMGLGKTVQVLSFLGALHFSNMYKPSIIVCPVTLLRQWKREAQKWYPRFCVEMLHDSAQDFPSKKKQAKTYDSDYESDESLNSDTEGNLSSKHTKKWDSLINRVLGSDSGLLITTYEQLRLLGGKLLDMEWGYAVLDEGHRIRNPNAEVTLVCKQLQTVHRIIMTGAPIQNKLTELWSLFDFVFPGKLGVLPVFEAEFSVPISVGGYANASPLQVSTAYRCAVVLRDLIMPYLLRRMKADVNAQLPKKTEHVLFCSLTAEQRSVYRAFLASSEVEQIFDGNRNSLYGIDVMRKICNHPDLLEREHSFQNPDYGNPERSGKMKVVDQVLKMWKEQGHRVLLFAQTQQMLDILEGFLTAGDYNYRRMDGRTPIKQRMALIDEFNDSNEVFIFILTTKVGGLGTNLTGANRVIIFDPDWNPSTDMQARERAWRIGQTRDVTVYRLITRGTIEEKVYHRQIYKHYLTNKILKNPQQRRFFKARDMKDLFTLNDDGEGGSTETSNIFSQLSEDVTVVGMQKDNQDKQKSRKVAARHADDAVVDKINSNAKACRRKGKEKADQTEGEVDDETNILKNLFDAHGIHSAMNHDVIMNAHDGERMRLEEQASQVAQRAAEALRQSRLLRSRDSISVPTWTGKCGAAGAPSVHRKFGSAVNTQLIVKSKTSEVLSSDGASKPNAFAAGASAGKALSSAELLAKIRGNQERAVGDGLEHQFGLATPSTHETKSANTKPSRSPHKISRVPPEVLIRQICTFIQQRGGRTTSASIVQHFKDRIAPDALPLFKNLLKEIATLEKDPNGSSWVLKQEYQEE, from the exons atggcttctttatggGGTGTGGCCAATGGAAATTTCAAGGGGATGTGTATTTCAGATGTTCAGCGTGATTGGCAGTCTCTTGACTCTCTTCTTACG GCAAGAAGCAATGTTGGGAATGACAGTGAAGATGGAGGAAACACCAAGGAACAACATTTTGACAAAAATTTACAATCATCATCAACTGGCCAAGCAAAACTCTATAGTAAGTTGAGGGCTGTAGAAATTGAAATAGAAGCTGTTGCATCTACTGTTGAACAAGTGAAAGATGTTGCAAGAAACGAAGTCCACAGCACTACTGCAAATGACAGAAGGGGAGAAGGAGATGCAATAGATGATAAAATTGTTTCTCAGAAGTCTTCTAGTGGTTTGACCCTTCAGCATGCCCTAGTCGCTGATCGACTAAGAAGCCTTAAGAAAACAAAGGCTCAACTTGAAAAAGAACTTTCAGAGTTCTGTAATGACAATCCTTCTGAAGGCATTGAGCATGATAGCTTGTTACAAACTCTGGTAAGAGAGGAGCCAGCACCCAAGAGAAAGTTAAAAGAAGTTCAGAAATcaagcaaaaattttaaaaagcggAAGAAAGTTGTTTCATTTGCAGAAGATGTTGATTTTGATTCAGCGTTGGATGCCGCTTCTGCTGGATTTGTTGAAACT gaAAGAGATGAGTTAGTTCGGAAAGGAATTTTAACTCCTTTCCATAAGCTGAAGGGCTTCGAACGCTGTCTTCAGCAACCCGTGCAATCTAATAGGCAGAATTTACCcaaagaagaagatgaaattgatcaaactacgtCTGCTAGCATTGCTAGAGCTGTGCAATCAATATCTGAGGCTGCACAGGCTCGACCAACAACCAAGCTGCTTGATGCAGAAGCTGCACCTAGACTTGAAGCACCTGCCTGCCCTTTTCACAGGCTAAAAAAACCAACAAAAGTTTCCCTGTCCCCAGAAAGTGAGACAGAGAAGAAAAAAGCtggaaaagggaaaaagaaaaggcCTATACCTGGCAGGAAATGGAGAAAATTGTCATCTCGTGAAGAAAAATCTTCAGAAGAAAGTG AATATGGAAGGGATAACTTGATTGGTAATGAAGAAGAAAACCAAGAGGCTGTTGCTGTTGAAGATGCTGAACATCATTTTGTAACACTTGAAGGTGGGCTGAAAATTCCAGAAACCATTTTTAGCAAACTATTTGACTACCAAAAGGTGGGTGTACAGTGGCTATGGGAACTGCACTGTCAAAGAGCTGGTGGAATTATTGGAGATGAAATGGGTCTTGGTAAGACTGTCCAGGTTTTATCTTTCCTTGGAGCATTGCATTTCAGTAATATGTACAAACCAAGTATAATTGTTTGCCCTGTCACGCTCTTGCGACAATGGAAAAGGGAAGCACAAAAATGGTACCCAAGATTTTGTGTGGAGATGCTACATGATTCAGCTCAGGATTTTCCTAGCAAAAAGAAGCAAGCCAAAACATATGATAGTGATTATGAAAGTGATGAGTCACTCAACAGTGATACTGAAGGAAATCTATCTTCTAAGCACACGAAAAAATGGGATTCTTTGATAAATCGAGTGTTGGGATCAGACTCTGGTTTGCTTATCACTACGTATGAGCAACTTCGGCTGCTTGGGGGAAAACTGCTTGACATGGAATGGGGTTATGCAGTATTGGATGAAGGACATCGAATTCGAAATCCAAATGCAGAAGTTACTCTAGTTTGCAAACAGCTACAGACAGTTCACCGAATAATAATGACTGGTGCGCCAATTCAGAACAAGCTCACTGAGCTTTGGTCattgtttgattttgttttcccTGGAAAGTTGGGGGTATTGCCTGTATTTGAGGCAGAATTTTCTGTTCCTATATCTGTTGGTGGCTATGCTAATGCTTCACCATTGCAAGTCTCCACTGCTTACAG GTGCGCAGTGGTCCTACGTGACTTGATTATGCCTTACCTGCTCCGGCGCATGAAGGCTGATGTGAATGCCCAACTTCCGAAGAAGACTGAACATGTCCTGTTCTGCAGCCTTACTGCTGAGCAGCGATCTGTATATAGGGCATTTCTTGCTAGTTCTGAGGTGGAACAGATATTTGATGGAAATAGAAACTCTCTTTATGGAATTGATGTCATGCGTAAGATTTGTAACCACCCTGATCTGCTTGAGAGAGAACACTCCTTCCAGAATCCAGACTATGGAAATCCTGAACGCAGTGGAAAAATGAAAGTTGTTGACCAAGTGCTTAAGATGTGGAAGGAACAGGGCCACCGTGTTCTTCTTTTTGCACAAACTCAGCAAATGCTTGATATTCTTGAGGGTTTTCTGACTGCTGGTGACTATAATTATCGAAGAATGGATGGTCGAACACCCATAAAACAAAGAATGGCCTTGATAGATGAATTCAATGACTCAAATGAGGTGTTCATTTTCATTTTAACAACCAAGGTTGGTGGTTTGGGGACAAATCTAACTGGTGCGAACAGGGTAATAATCTTCGACCCTGATTGGAACCCATCAACGGACATGCAG GCTAGGGAACGTGCTTGGCGCATTGGTCAGACACGGGATGTAACAGTTTATAGATTGATCACCCGTGGAACTATAGAGGAGAAGGTGTACCACCGGCAGATTTACaaacattatcttacaaataagATATTGAAGAACCCACAACAGAGAAGGTTCTTTAAAGCCCGGGATATGAAGGATCTCTTCACTTTGAATGATGATGGTGAGGGTGGTTCCACTGAAACATCAAACATTTTTAGTCAATTGTCGGAAGATGTAACTGTTGTGGGCATGCAAAAAGACAACCAGGATAAGCAGAAATCTCGCAAAGTGGCAGCAAGACATGCTGATGATGCTGTGGTTGACAAAATCAACTCAAATGCTAAAGCATGCAGAAGGAAGGGGAAAGAAAAGGCTGATCAGACTGAAGGTGAAGTAGATGATGAAACCAATATTTTGAAGAATCTTTTTGATGCTCATGGCATACAT AGTGCCATGAACCATGATGTTATCATGAATGCACATGATGGAGAGAGAATGAGGCTCGAGGAGCAGGCCTCCCAAGTTGCACAAAGAGCAGCAGAAGCACTGCGCCAGTCACGACTGCTTCGAAGTCGAGACAGTATATCTGTCCCAACATGGACAGGGAAATGCGGAGCTGCTGGTGCTCCATCTGTTCACCGCAAGTTCGGCTCAGCTGTGAACACCCAGCTGATTGTCAAGTCTAAAACATCAGAAGTTTTGTCCAGTGATGGAGCATCCAAACCAAACGCATTTGCTGCTGGGGCGTCAGCTGGAAAGGCTTTATCTTCAGCTGAATTACTTGCTAAAATTCGAGGGAACCAAGAAAGAGCAGTTGGTGATGGTCTTGAACATCAATTTGGCTTGGCTACACCTTCCACTCACGAAACAAAATCAGCCAATACCAAACCTTCTAGATCACCCCACAAGATATCTAGAGTGCCGCCCGAAGTACTGATTCGCCAGATCTGTACGTTCATACAACAAAGAGGTGGGCGTACCACTTCGGCCAGCATAGTGCAGCACTTCAAGGACAGGATAGCCCCAGATGCTCTTCCCTTGTTTAAGAATCTTTTGAAGGAAATAGCCACACTAGAGAAAGACCCAAATGGGTCTTCCTGGGTCCTAAAACAAGAATATCAAGAAGAATAG
- the LOC131155323 gene encoding protein CHROMATIN REMODELING 8 isoform X3, which produces MEEEEEDQILLSTLGVASANPEDIERDLLAEARSNVGNDSEDGGNTKEQHFDKNLQSSSTGQAKLYSKLRAVEIEIEAVASTVEQVKDVARNEVHSTTANDRRGEGDAIDDKIVSQKSSSGLTLQHALVADRLRSLKKTKAQLEKELSEFCNDNPSEGIEHDSLLQTLVREEPAPKRKLKEVQKSSKNFKKRKKVVSFAEDVDFDSALDAASAGFVETERDELVRKGILTPFHKLKGFERCLQQPVQSNRQNLPKEEDEIDQTTSASIARAVQSISEAAQARPTTKLLDAEAAPRLEAPACPFHRLKKPTKVSLSPESETEKKKAGKGKKKRPIPGRKWRKLSSREEKSSEESEYGRDNLIGNEEENQEAVAVEDAEHHFVTLEGGLKIPETIFSKLFDYQKVGVQWLWELHCQRAGGIIGDEMGLGKTVQVLSFLGALHFSNMYKPSIIVCPVTLLRQWKREAQKWYPRFCVEMLHDSAQDFPSKKKQAKTYDSDYESDESLNSDTEGNLSSKHTKKWDSLINRVLGSDSGLLITTYEQLRLLGGKLLDMEWGYAVLDEGHRIRNPNAEVTLVCKQLQTVHRIIMTGAPIQNKLTELWSLFDFVFPGKLGVLPVFEAEFSVPISVGGYANASPLQVSTAYRCAVVLRDLIMPYLLRRMKADVNAQLPKKTEHVLFCSLTAEQRSVYRAFLASSEVEQIFDGNRNSLYGIDVMRKICNHPDLLEREHSFQNPDYGNPERSGKMKVVDQVLKMWKEQGHRVLLFAQTQQMLDILEGFLTAGDYNYRRMDGRTPIKQRMALIDEFNDSNEVFIFILTTKVGGLGTNLTGANRVIIFDPDWNPSTDMQARERAWRIGQTRDVTVYRLITRGTIEEKVYHRQIYKHYLTNKILKNPQQRRFFKARDMKDLFTLNDDGEGGSTETSNIFSQLSEDVTVVGMQKDNQDKQKSRKVAARHADDAVVDKINSNAKACRRKGKEKADQTEGEVDDETNILKNLFDAHGIHSAMNHDVIMNAHDGERMRLEEQASQVAQRAAEALRQSRLLRSRDSISVPTWTGKCGAAGAPSVHRKFGSAVNTQLIVKSKTSEVLSSDGASKPNAFAAGASAGKALSSAELLAKIRGNQERAVGDGLEHQFGLATPSTHETKSANTKPSRSPHKISRVPPEVLIRQICTFIQQRGGRTTSASIVQHFKDRIAPDALPLFKNLLKEIATLEKDPNGSSWVLKQEYQEE; this is translated from the exons atggaagaagaagaagaagatcaaatTTTGTTAAGCACTTTGGGTGTTGCATCGGCAAATCCTGAAGACATTGAAAGAGACTTATTAGCTGAG GCAAGAAGCAATGTTGGGAATGACAGTGAAGATGGAGGAAACACCAAGGAACAACATTTTGACAAAAATTTACAATCATCATCAACTGGCCAAGCAAAACTCTATAGTAAGTTGAGGGCTGTAGAAATTGAAATAGAAGCTGTTGCATCTACTGTTGAACAAGTGAAAGATGTTGCAAGAAACGAAGTCCACAGCACTACTGCAAATGACAGAAGGGGAGAAGGAGATGCAATAGATGATAAAATTGTTTCTCAGAAGTCTTCTAGTGGTTTGACCCTTCAGCATGCCCTAGTCGCTGATCGACTAAGAAGCCTTAAGAAAACAAAGGCTCAACTTGAAAAAGAACTTTCAGAGTTCTGTAATGACAATCCTTCTGAAGGCATTGAGCATGATAGCTTGTTACAAACTCTGGTAAGAGAGGAGCCAGCACCCAAGAGAAAGTTAAAAGAAGTTCAGAAATcaagcaaaaattttaaaaagcggAAGAAAGTTGTTTCATTTGCAGAAGATGTTGATTTTGATTCAGCGTTGGATGCCGCTTCTGCTGGATTTGTTGAAACT gaAAGAGATGAGTTAGTTCGGAAAGGAATTTTAACTCCTTTCCATAAGCTGAAGGGCTTCGAACGCTGTCTTCAGCAACCCGTGCAATCTAATAGGCAGAATTTACCcaaagaagaagatgaaattgatcaaactacgtCTGCTAGCATTGCTAGAGCTGTGCAATCAATATCTGAGGCTGCACAGGCTCGACCAACAACCAAGCTGCTTGATGCAGAAGCTGCACCTAGACTTGAAGCACCTGCCTGCCCTTTTCACAGGCTAAAAAAACCAACAAAAGTTTCCCTGTCCCCAGAAAGTGAGACAGAGAAGAAAAAAGCtggaaaagggaaaaagaaaaggcCTATACCTGGCAGGAAATGGAGAAAATTGTCATCTCGTGAAGAAAAATCTTCAGAAGAAAGTG AATATGGAAGGGATAACTTGATTGGTAATGAAGAAGAAAACCAAGAGGCTGTTGCTGTTGAAGATGCTGAACATCATTTTGTAACACTTGAAGGTGGGCTGAAAATTCCAGAAACCATTTTTAGCAAACTATTTGACTACCAAAAGGTGGGTGTACAGTGGCTATGGGAACTGCACTGTCAAAGAGCTGGTGGAATTATTGGAGATGAAATGGGTCTTGGTAAGACTGTCCAGGTTTTATCTTTCCTTGGAGCATTGCATTTCAGTAATATGTACAAACCAAGTATAATTGTTTGCCCTGTCACGCTCTTGCGACAATGGAAAAGGGAAGCACAAAAATGGTACCCAAGATTTTGTGTGGAGATGCTACATGATTCAGCTCAGGATTTTCCTAGCAAAAAGAAGCAAGCCAAAACATATGATAGTGATTATGAAAGTGATGAGTCACTCAACAGTGATACTGAAGGAAATCTATCTTCTAAGCACACGAAAAAATGGGATTCTTTGATAAATCGAGTGTTGGGATCAGACTCTGGTTTGCTTATCACTACGTATGAGCAACTTCGGCTGCTTGGGGGAAAACTGCTTGACATGGAATGGGGTTATGCAGTATTGGATGAAGGACATCGAATTCGAAATCCAAATGCAGAAGTTACTCTAGTTTGCAAACAGCTACAGACAGTTCACCGAATAATAATGACTGGTGCGCCAATTCAGAACAAGCTCACTGAGCTTTGGTCattgtttgattttgttttcccTGGAAAGTTGGGGGTATTGCCTGTATTTGAGGCAGAATTTTCTGTTCCTATATCTGTTGGTGGCTATGCTAATGCTTCACCATTGCAAGTCTCCACTGCTTACAG GTGCGCAGTGGTCCTACGTGACTTGATTATGCCTTACCTGCTCCGGCGCATGAAGGCTGATGTGAATGCCCAACTTCCGAAGAAGACTGAACATGTCCTGTTCTGCAGCCTTACTGCTGAGCAGCGATCTGTATATAGGGCATTTCTTGCTAGTTCTGAGGTGGAACAGATATTTGATGGAAATAGAAACTCTCTTTATGGAATTGATGTCATGCGTAAGATTTGTAACCACCCTGATCTGCTTGAGAGAGAACACTCCTTCCAGAATCCAGACTATGGAAATCCTGAACGCAGTGGAAAAATGAAAGTTGTTGACCAAGTGCTTAAGATGTGGAAGGAACAGGGCCACCGTGTTCTTCTTTTTGCACAAACTCAGCAAATGCTTGATATTCTTGAGGGTTTTCTGACTGCTGGTGACTATAATTATCGAAGAATGGATGGTCGAACACCCATAAAACAAAGAATGGCCTTGATAGATGAATTCAATGACTCAAATGAGGTGTTCATTTTCATTTTAACAACCAAGGTTGGTGGTTTGGGGACAAATCTAACTGGTGCGAACAGGGTAATAATCTTCGACCCTGATTGGAACCCATCAACGGACATGCAG GCTAGGGAACGTGCTTGGCGCATTGGTCAGACACGGGATGTAACAGTTTATAGATTGATCACCCGTGGAACTATAGAGGAGAAGGTGTACCACCGGCAGATTTACaaacattatcttacaaataagATATTGAAGAACCCACAACAGAGAAGGTTCTTTAAAGCCCGGGATATGAAGGATCTCTTCACTTTGAATGATGATGGTGAGGGTGGTTCCACTGAAACATCAAACATTTTTAGTCAATTGTCGGAAGATGTAACTGTTGTGGGCATGCAAAAAGACAACCAGGATAAGCAGAAATCTCGCAAAGTGGCAGCAAGACATGCTGATGATGCTGTGGTTGACAAAATCAACTCAAATGCTAAAGCATGCAGAAGGAAGGGGAAAGAAAAGGCTGATCAGACTGAAGGTGAAGTAGATGATGAAACCAATATTTTGAAGAATCTTTTTGATGCTCATGGCATACAT AGTGCCATGAACCATGATGTTATCATGAATGCACATGATGGAGAGAGAATGAGGCTCGAGGAGCAGGCCTCCCAAGTTGCACAAAGAGCAGCAGAAGCACTGCGCCAGTCACGACTGCTTCGAAGTCGAGACAGTATATCTGTCCCAACATGGACAGGGAAATGCGGAGCTGCTGGTGCTCCATCTGTTCACCGCAAGTTCGGCTCAGCTGTGAACACCCAGCTGATTGTCAAGTCTAAAACATCAGAAGTTTTGTCCAGTGATGGAGCATCCAAACCAAACGCATTTGCTGCTGGGGCGTCAGCTGGAAAGGCTTTATCTTCAGCTGAATTACTTGCTAAAATTCGAGGGAACCAAGAAAGAGCAGTTGGTGATGGTCTTGAACATCAATTTGGCTTGGCTACACCTTCCACTCACGAAACAAAATCAGCCAATACCAAACCTTCTAGATCACCCCACAAGATATCTAGAGTGCCGCCCGAAGTACTGATTCGCCAGATCTGTACGTTCATACAACAAAGAGGTGGGCGTACCACTTCGGCCAGCATAGTGCAGCACTTCAAGGACAGGATAGCCCCAGATGCTCTTCCCTTGTTTAAGAATCTTTTGAAGGAAATAGCCACACTAGAGAAAGACCCAAATGGGTCTTCCTGGGTCCTAAAACAAGAATATCAAGAAGAATAG
- the LOC131155323 gene encoding protein CHROMATIN REMODELING 8 isoform X1 gives MEEEEEDQILLSTLGVASANPEDIERDLLAEQARSNVGNDSEDGGNTKEQHFDKNLQSSSTGQAKLYSKLRAVEIEIEAVASTVEQVKDVARNEVHSTTANDRRGEGDAIDDKIVSQKSSSGLTLQHALVADRLRSLKKTKAQLEKELSEFCNDNPSEGIEHDSLLQTLVREEPAPKRKLKEVQKSSKNFKKRKKVVSFAEDVDFDSALDAASAGFVETERDELVRKGILTPFHKLKGFERCLQQPVQSNRQNLPKEEDEIDQTTSASIARAVQSISEAAQARPTTKLLDAEAAPRLEAPACPFHRLKKPTKVSLSPESETEKKKAGKGKKKRPIPGRKWRKLSSREEKSSEESEYGRDNLIGNEEENQEAVAVEDAEHHFVTLEGGLKIPETIFSKLFDYQKVGVQWLWELHCQRAGGIIGDEMGLGKTVQVLSFLGALHFSNMYKPSIIVCPVTLLRQWKREAQKWYPRFCVEMLHDSAQDFPSKKKQAKTYDSDYESDESLNSDTEGNLSSKHTKKWDSLINRVLGSDSGLLITTYEQLRLLGGKLLDMEWGYAVLDEGHRIRNPNAEVTLVCKQLQTVHRIIMTGAPIQNKLTELWSLFDFVFPGKLGVLPVFEAEFSVPISVGGYANASPLQVSTAYRCAVVLRDLIMPYLLRRMKADVNAQLPKKTEHVLFCSLTAEQRSVYRAFLASSEVEQIFDGNRNSLYGIDVMRKICNHPDLLEREHSFQNPDYGNPERSGKMKVVDQVLKMWKEQGHRVLLFAQTQQMLDILEGFLTAGDYNYRRMDGRTPIKQRMALIDEFNDSNEVFIFILTTKVGGLGTNLTGANRVIIFDPDWNPSTDMQARERAWRIGQTRDVTVYRLITRGTIEEKVYHRQIYKHYLTNKILKNPQQRRFFKARDMKDLFTLNDDGEGGSTETSNIFSQLSEDVTVVGMQKDNQDKQKSRKVAARHADDAVVDKINSNAKACRRKGKEKADQTEGEVDDETNILKNLFDAHGIHSAMNHDVIMNAHDGERMRLEEQASQVAQRAAEALRQSRLLRSRDSISVPTWTGKCGAAGAPSVHRKFGSAVNTQLIVKSKTSEVLSSDGASKPNAFAAGASAGKALSSAELLAKIRGNQERAVGDGLEHQFGLATPSTHETKSANTKPSRSPHKISRVPPEVLIRQICTFIQQRGGRTTSASIVQHFKDRIAPDALPLFKNLLKEIATLEKDPNGSSWVLKQEYQEE, from the exons atggaagaagaagaagaagatcaaatTTTGTTAAGCACTTTGGGTGTTGCATCGGCAAATCCTGAAGACATTGAAAGAGACTTATTAGCTGAG CAGGCAAGAAGCAATGTTGGGAATGACAGTGAAGATGGAGGAAACACCAAGGAACAACATTTTGACAAAAATTTACAATCATCATCAACTGGCCAAGCAAAACTCTATAGTAAGTTGAGGGCTGTAGAAATTGAAATAGAAGCTGTTGCATCTACTGTTGAACAAGTGAAAGATGTTGCAAGAAACGAAGTCCACAGCACTACTGCAAATGACAGAAGGGGAGAAGGAGATGCAATAGATGATAAAATTGTTTCTCAGAAGTCTTCTAGTGGTTTGACCCTTCAGCATGCCCTAGTCGCTGATCGACTAAGAAGCCTTAAGAAAACAAAGGCTCAACTTGAAAAAGAACTTTCAGAGTTCTGTAATGACAATCCTTCTGAAGGCATTGAGCATGATAGCTTGTTACAAACTCTGGTAAGAGAGGAGCCAGCACCCAAGAGAAAGTTAAAAGAAGTTCAGAAATcaagcaaaaattttaaaaagcggAAGAAAGTTGTTTCATTTGCAGAAGATGTTGATTTTGATTCAGCGTTGGATGCCGCTTCTGCTGGATTTGTTGAAACT gaAAGAGATGAGTTAGTTCGGAAAGGAATTTTAACTCCTTTCCATAAGCTGAAGGGCTTCGAACGCTGTCTTCAGCAACCCGTGCAATCTAATAGGCAGAATTTACCcaaagaagaagatgaaattgatcaaactacgtCTGCTAGCATTGCTAGAGCTGTGCAATCAATATCTGAGGCTGCACAGGCTCGACCAACAACCAAGCTGCTTGATGCAGAAGCTGCACCTAGACTTGAAGCACCTGCCTGCCCTTTTCACAGGCTAAAAAAACCAACAAAAGTTTCCCTGTCCCCAGAAAGTGAGACAGAGAAGAAAAAAGCtggaaaagggaaaaagaaaaggcCTATACCTGGCAGGAAATGGAGAAAATTGTCATCTCGTGAAGAAAAATCTTCAGAAGAAAGTG AATATGGAAGGGATAACTTGATTGGTAATGAAGAAGAAAACCAAGAGGCTGTTGCTGTTGAAGATGCTGAACATCATTTTGTAACACTTGAAGGTGGGCTGAAAATTCCAGAAACCATTTTTAGCAAACTATTTGACTACCAAAAGGTGGGTGTACAGTGGCTATGGGAACTGCACTGTCAAAGAGCTGGTGGAATTATTGGAGATGAAATGGGTCTTGGTAAGACTGTCCAGGTTTTATCTTTCCTTGGAGCATTGCATTTCAGTAATATGTACAAACCAAGTATAATTGTTTGCCCTGTCACGCTCTTGCGACAATGGAAAAGGGAAGCACAAAAATGGTACCCAAGATTTTGTGTGGAGATGCTACATGATTCAGCTCAGGATTTTCCTAGCAAAAAGAAGCAAGCCAAAACATATGATAGTGATTATGAAAGTGATGAGTCACTCAACAGTGATACTGAAGGAAATCTATCTTCTAAGCACACGAAAAAATGGGATTCTTTGATAAATCGAGTGTTGGGATCAGACTCTGGTTTGCTTATCACTACGTATGAGCAACTTCGGCTGCTTGGGGGAAAACTGCTTGACATGGAATGGGGTTATGCAGTATTGGATGAAGGACATCGAATTCGAAATCCAAATGCAGAAGTTACTCTAGTTTGCAAACAGCTACAGACAGTTCACCGAATAATAATGACTGGTGCGCCAATTCAGAACAAGCTCACTGAGCTTTGGTCattgtttgattttgttttcccTGGAAAGTTGGGGGTATTGCCTGTATTTGAGGCAGAATTTTCTGTTCCTATATCTGTTGGTGGCTATGCTAATGCTTCACCATTGCAAGTCTCCACTGCTTACAG GTGCGCAGTGGTCCTACGTGACTTGATTATGCCTTACCTGCTCCGGCGCATGAAGGCTGATGTGAATGCCCAACTTCCGAAGAAGACTGAACATGTCCTGTTCTGCAGCCTTACTGCTGAGCAGCGATCTGTATATAGGGCATTTCTTGCTAGTTCTGAGGTGGAACAGATATTTGATGGAAATAGAAACTCTCTTTATGGAATTGATGTCATGCGTAAGATTTGTAACCACCCTGATCTGCTTGAGAGAGAACACTCCTTCCAGAATCCAGACTATGGAAATCCTGAACGCAGTGGAAAAATGAAAGTTGTTGACCAAGTGCTTAAGATGTGGAAGGAACAGGGCCACCGTGTTCTTCTTTTTGCACAAACTCAGCAAATGCTTGATATTCTTGAGGGTTTTCTGACTGCTGGTGACTATAATTATCGAAGAATGGATGGTCGAACACCCATAAAACAAAGAATGGCCTTGATAGATGAATTCAATGACTCAAATGAGGTGTTCATTTTCATTTTAACAACCAAGGTTGGTGGTTTGGGGACAAATCTAACTGGTGCGAACAGGGTAATAATCTTCGACCCTGATTGGAACCCATCAACGGACATGCAG GCTAGGGAACGTGCTTGGCGCATTGGTCAGACACGGGATGTAACAGTTTATAGATTGATCACCCGTGGAACTATAGAGGAGAAGGTGTACCACCGGCAGATTTACaaacattatcttacaaataagATATTGAAGAACCCACAACAGAGAAGGTTCTTTAAAGCCCGGGATATGAAGGATCTCTTCACTTTGAATGATGATGGTGAGGGTGGTTCCACTGAAACATCAAACATTTTTAGTCAATTGTCGGAAGATGTAACTGTTGTGGGCATGCAAAAAGACAACCAGGATAAGCAGAAATCTCGCAAAGTGGCAGCAAGACATGCTGATGATGCTGTGGTTGACAAAATCAACTCAAATGCTAAAGCATGCAGAAGGAAGGGGAAAGAAAAGGCTGATCAGACTGAAGGTGAAGTAGATGATGAAACCAATATTTTGAAGAATCTTTTTGATGCTCATGGCATACAT AGTGCCATGAACCATGATGTTATCATGAATGCACATGATGGAGAGAGAATGAGGCTCGAGGAGCAGGCCTCCCAAGTTGCACAAAGAGCAGCAGAAGCACTGCGCCAGTCACGACTGCTTCGAAGTCGAGACAGTATATCTGTCCCAACATGGACAGGGAAATGCGGAGCTGCTGGTGCTCCATCTGTTCACCGCAAGTTCGGCTCAGCTGTGAACACCCAGCTGATTGTCAAGTCTAAAACATCAGAAGTTTTGTCCAGTGATGGAGCATCCAAACCAAACGCATTTGCTGCTGGGGCGTCAGCTGGAAAGGCTTTATCTTCAGCTGAATTACTTGCTAAAATTCGAGGGAACCAAGAAAGAGCAGTTGGTGATGGTCTTGAACATCAATTTGGCTTGGCTACACCTTCCACTCACGAAACAAAATCAGCCAATACCAAACCTTCTAGATCACCCCACAAGATATCTAGAGTGCCGCCCGAAGTACTGATTCGCCAGATCTGTACGTTCATACAACAAAGAGGTGGGCGTACCACTTCGGCCAGCATAGTGCAGCACTTCAAGGACAGGATAGCCCCAGATGCTCTTCCCTTGTTTAAGAATCTTTTGAAGGAAATAGCCACACTAGAGAAAGACCCAAATGGGTCTTCCTGGGTCCTAAAACAAGAATATCAAGAAGAATAG